Within Rhodobacter xanthinilyticus, the genomic segment CTCCGCCAACCCGCGAGACGGTGTCCTGCCCCCGTGCCGCATGCTGCAACCGCTCGCCCGCAAGGCGCAGCACCGCATCGCCCGCACCATGGCCCCAGGTGTCGTTGACCGCCTTGAAATGATCGAGATCGACCAGAAGCAGCGCCGAGCCCTTCGAGCCCCGCGCCCCCTCGCTGGCCTGAAACCGCCGCGCCAGACCGCGCCGGTTCAGCAGTCCGGTCAGGGGATCAGTGGCCGCAGCCAGCCGCGCCTCGGCCTCGGCGGCAGCCATCTGGCGCTCGCGGTCGATGAAGGCACCGAGAACGACAGAGCCGATGATGTTGAATGTCATCATGGCAGAGAGTTTGAGCGCATAGTCATGCGGTTCGCCAAATCCCGGAAGCAGCAGAAAGGCCGTCAGCGCCCCCGAGATCATCACGCCCAGCAGCAGGTGGCGTCCGGGCAGGCCGGGGCGCGCTGCGGTCAGCCGGGCCCAGACAAGGCCGAGGCCCGCCGCCATTATCAGCCCGACCACACCGATCAGGGCCGCGAATTGATGGTTGATCGAGAGCCTGCCAAGGATCGCCACGCCAAGCGCGACCGCCGCCCCCTCGGCGCCCAGAAAGGCACCGGCAAAGCCGATGAACAGGCTCCGGGCGTCGATGATGGCGTCCTGATAGACAAAGACGGGTTGCAGCATGGAAAACACGGCTCCAAGCCCGAAGGCGGCGCCGAGACTGATGTGCCTGACCCGCTCGGACCAACCATTATTCCCAAAAGAAATGCCATCGCGTCGATCAAGTGCAGGATCGTTTCCATCGGGTGCCTCCTGAGGACCTCGCGACAAGACGCATGTTGCGCAAGATAGCACGGATGCGGCAGGGAGGATGCGGGATGGCAGTCGCACCGCGGTCACCATGGTCTGTTTTCTGCGCATCGCTTCGCATCTGGGCGCCACGCGAATGGCCGCAGCTTTTTGCGGCCGCAATGCGCGAGGGGCCGCTCACGCCCGGGGGGCGAAGTTTCGCGAAGCGCCCGCTCAAGGGGTCGGAATGACCTGCACACGCCTCTCGCTGTGACATGCATCAACGGCGGCTTCGGATGACGCGCCAAGACGGGCTATCTGCGGGGGTCGGGTGCCGGTCAGCGATGCGCCAGATATTCGGCCGAGACATAGCCCGAGACGTTGGGCCTGTCGGTGGAAGACCCGGCACCAGACCTTGCCCGCCCGTGTCACACAGGCGCCGCGGTGTGGTGGGGCTGGCAGAGATCTTGTGAGAGGCCCCCCCTTCGCCAAGAGTCGGGCCCGGCCCCCTTCACCACGGCCGTTGCCAATGGCACAGCCGGCGGCAATCAGCAGGGTGAGGAGGGCGGCAAAAGGAAGGCGCATGATATGTCCTGACCTGTTTTGCGCCAGCATAGGGCATCCCTGCGCGCGCCGAAAGCCGGGCGTCATCGGAGCAGCTTCTGCAGCCGGGGGCGCAGGCGCAGGAAGCGGCGATAGGCGGCCTCGAAAGCCGGGGGGGGCGGCCACCCGGCCAGGAGCCCAAGCGGGCGCAGGATCGGAACCGCGCCACATCGCGCCAAAAGCCGCGCGCGCCGAGAGCAGGCGGCCGTTTTCCTCGGCGTGAAGCGGGCGAGCAGATCGGCGCGGTCGATCGGGCAGGGGCCTCGGGGGTGTGCAGATCGACGAAGCGGATCGCTCCGCGCCGGTCGAGCCTGCGCACAAGCGAGATCTCGCGCGCACAGAGCGGACAGCCGCTGTCGAACCAGACCGTCAGAGAAGGTGCCATGCCGGGTCTCGCTTTGCCAGAGGGGTCGGTTGAGACATGGGGCGGGTCTCGCGGCAGTCAAGCCCGGTGCGAGTGTCGCCTACCGCTTCCCCCTCAACCCGCAGCTTCGCGGCCGATCCAGTCGCAGAAGGTGCGAGTTTTTTTCGGCGCCTCCTCGCGGCGCAGCGCGACATAGGCGAGCCCCGAGGGCAGGAAGCCGAAGGGCGC encodes:
- a CDS encoding GGDEF domain-containing protein, translated to MVTAVRLPSRILPAASVLSCATCVLSRGPQEAPDGNDPALDRRDGISFGNNGWSERVRHISLGAAFGLGAVFSMLQPVFVYQDAIIDARSLFIGFAGAFLGAEGAAVALGVAILGRLSINHQFAALIGVVGLIMAAGLGLVWARLTAARPGLPGRHLLLGVMISGALTAFLLLPGFGEPHDYALKLSAMMTFNIIGSVVLGAFIDRERQMAAAEAEARLAAATDPLTGLLNRRGLARRFQASEGARGSKGSALLLVDLDHFKAVNDTWGHGAGDAVLRLAGERLQHAARGQDTVSRVGGEEFAVLLTNVDTAEVRATAERLRADLAAPCRLSDTCAICITASVGAVCWQPGTQRLEIVSEAADRALYRAKKPWARPRGDRGRALIDPAKARVDRAFLT